A window from Oreochromis aureus strain Israel breed Guangdong linkage group 16, ZZ_aureus, whole genome shotgun sequence encodes these proteins:
- the LOC116315515 gene encoding olfactory receptor 142-like: MDNVSNVRIFILVGFNETTNYRVPLLLATLLYYCVILIINIALILLIVLDENLHEPMYILLSSFCINALYGSTGFYPKFFLDLLSSSHRISYEGCLLQAFIMYSFACSDLSILAVMAFDRYLAICRPLHYHSFMTKRRLSQLVCFSWLTPFCIFFMNILITSRLKLCDIKIQRVLCLNWLIIKLACPEADTFRKNISAYVTFIVYLSHWLFIVWTYMHLIKTCVRSREDRVKFMQTCVPHLISLMTFLFVLVFDPVYMIFGSTRLPQSLQNFITIEFLIIPPVMNPLIYGFKLTKIRNRILGLVCFKRKSIPSKLRVS; this comes from the coding sequence ATGGATAATGTGTCTAATGTAAGAATTTTCATTCTGGTAGGATTTAATGAGACAACGAATTACAGAGTACCCCTCTTGTTAGCCACCTTACTTTATTACTGTGTGATTTTAATTATCAATATCGCTCTTATACTGCTTATTGTCTTGGATGAAAACCTGCATGAACCTATGTACATTTTACTGAGCAGCTTCTGCATTAATGCACTTTATGGGTCCACAGGTTTCTACCCAAAATTCTTTTTAGATTTACTGTCGTCTTCTCACAGAATCTCATATGAAGGTTGTCTTTTACAAGCTTTTATCATGTACTCATTTGCCTGTAGTGATTTGTCCATTTTAGCTGTTATGGCCTTTGACAGGTATCTGGCTATATGTCGACCTCTGCACTACCACTCTTTCATGACTAAGAGGAGGCTCTCTCAGCTGGTGTGTTTCTCCTGGCTAACACCtttctgtattttctttatGAATATCCTGATAACGTCAAGACTGAAGTTATGTGATATAAAGATTCAGAGAGTCTTGTGTCTAAACTGGTTAATTATTAAACTTGCTTGTCCTGAAGCTGACACCTTTagaaaaaacatcagtgcaTATGTAACATTTATTGTTTATCTGTCTCATTGGCTTTTTATAGTTTGGACTTACATGCATCTTATTAAAACATGTGTGAGGTCCAGAGAGGACAGGGTAAAGTTTATGCAGACCTGTGTGCCCCACCTGATCTCTTTGAtgactttcctttttgttttagtttttgatCCAGTGTACATGATATTTGGCTCTACACGTTTACCTCAAAGCCTCCAAAACTTCATCACTATTGAATTTCTCATCATCCCTCCAGTTATGAATCCTCTCATATATGGATTTAAACTCACCAAAATACGAAACAGAATTTTgggtttagtttgttttaaaagaaaatcaatcCCTTCAAAATTAAGAGTTTCTTAa